A window of Rhodococcus sp. SGAir0479 contains these coding sequences:
- a CDS encoding FadR/GntR family transcriptional regulator, whose product MAVGSKSTVVRVPKAGELVAANLRRRIITGELGAGDPLPNESVLMEQFGVSRPTLREAFRILESESIITVLRGARGGARVMAPDASVAARYTGLLLQYKGTPLVDVYRARAALEVSAVGVLAGDGHGEQLDKLAALIDEGGELVDDAAAFAHHDVQLHQSLVDLAGNETLAVLAGMLVHIIEAHNALFIAAHGNEHEQPAARAAHRAYTKLLGYLRDGDAVAAQDFWRKHLDGIEKYMVGDSATTLVEVLS is encoded by the coding sequence GTGGCGGTCGGGTCGAAGTCGACTGTGGTGCGGGTGCCCAAGGCGGGTGAGCTCGTGGCCGCGAATCTGCGCCGGCGGATCATCACCGGTGAACTCGGTGCGGGCGATCCGCTGCCCAACGAGTCCGTCCTGATGGAGCAGTTCGGGGTGTCGCGCCCCACGCTCCGGGAGGCGTTCCGGATCCTCGAGTCCGAATCGATCATCACGGTGCTGCGGGGCGCGCGCGGCGGAGCCCGCGTGATGGCTCCGGACGCATCCGTCGCGGCTCGCTACACGGGCCTGCTCCTGCAGTACAAGGGGACGCCGCTGGTCGACGTCTACCGTGCGCGCGCCGCGCTCGAGGTGTCCGCGGTCGGCGTCCTCGCCGGCGACGGGCACGGCGAGCAGTTGGACAAGCTGGCCGCGCTGATCGACGAGGGCGGCGAACTGGTGGACGACGCCGCCGCGTTCGCGCACCACGACGTGCAGTTGCACCAGAGCCTGGTGGACCTCGCGGGCAACGAGACGCTCGCGGTGCTGGCCGGCATGCTCGTCCACATCATCGAGGCGCACAACGCCCTGTTCATCGCCGCACACGGCAACGAACACGAACAGCCCGCCGCGCGGGCGGCGCATCGCGCCTACACCAAGCTCCTCGGCTACCTCCGCGACGGCGACGCCGTGGCGGCCCAGGACTTCTGGCGCAAGCACCTGGACGGGATCGAGAAGTACATGGTCGGCGACTCCGCGACGACATTGGTCGAAGTGCTCTCCTGA
- a CDS encoding PPOX class F420-dependent oxidoreductase: MLRDSLRDPDVREFLTRGTRTGKLGYLSGDGRPLVAPIWFVVEGDEVVFNTGASTAKGRYLARDRRVAMCVDLEEPPYGFVQIQGEAVLSTDPDELVRVATEVGRRYMGDERAEEFGRRNGVPGELVVRVRPSKIIAALDVTA; the protein is encoded by the coding sequence ATTCTGCGGGACAGTTTGCGTGACCCCGACGTCCGGGAGTTCCTCACCCGAGGCACCCGGACCGGAAAGCTCGGCTACCTCTCCGGTGACGGTCGGCCGCTGGTCGCCCCGATCTGGTTCGTGGTCGAGGGGGACGAGGTGGTGTTCAACACCGGCGCTTCGACGGCGAAGGGCCGATATCTCGCGCGCGATCGCCGCGTCGCGATGTGTGTCGATCTCGAGGAGCCTCCATATGGGTTCGTGCAGATTCAAGGCGAGGCCGTCCTGTCCACCGACCCCGACGAGCTGGTGCGGGTCGCTACCGAGGTCGGGCGGCGATACATGGGCGACGAGCGGGCCGAGGAGTTCGGTCGTCGCAACGGGGTGCCCGGCGAGCTCGTGGTGAGAGTTCGACCCAGCAAGATCATCGCGGCGCTCGACGTCACCGCGTGA